A region of Pseudomonas putida DNA encodes the following proteins:
- a CDS encoding response regulator transcription factor yields MPNLLLVEDDSALSELIASYLQRNDFHVQVIARGDHVLDEFRRQKPDLVILDLMLPGIDGLQLCRLLRQESQSLPILMLTARDDSHDQVLGLEMGADDYVTKPCEPRVLLARVRTLLRRSSVNEPRLDSDLIQIGGLCINLAERTVSWRGEEVELSSGEYNLLVVLARNAGEVLNRDRILQQLRGIEFNGTDRSVDVAISKLRRKFDDSAGEARKIKTVWGKGYLFSRVEWEC; encoded by the coding sequence ATGCCAAACCTCCTACTGGTCGAAGACGACAGCGCCCTGTCCGAACTGATCGCCAGCTACCTGCAACGCAACGATTTCCATGTTCAGGTGATCGCCCGTGGCGACCACGTGCTGGACGAATTTCGCCGGCAGAAACCTGACTTGGTTATCCTCGACCTGATGTTGCCCGGCATCGACGGCCTGCAACTGTGCCGCTTGCTGCGCCAGGAATCGCAGAGTTTGCCGATTCTCATGCTGACCGCCCGTGACGACAGCCATGACCAGGTACTGGGCCTGGAGATGGGTGCGGACGATTACGTGACCAAACCCTGTGAGCCGCGCGTGCTGCTGGCCCGCGTGCGGACGTTGCTGCGCCGCAGCAGTGTCAACGAGCCACGCCTGGACAGCGACCTGATCCAGATCGGTGGCTTGTGCATCAACTTGGCCGAGCGCACCGTCAGCTGGCGCGGCGAAGAGGTGGAGCTGTCCAGCGGTGAGTACAACCTGCTGGTGGTGCTGGCGCGCAATGCTGGCGAAGTGCTTAACCGCGACCGCATTCTCCAGCAACTGCGCGGCATCGAGTTCAACGGCACCGACCGTTCGGTGGATGTCGCCATCTCCAAACTGCGCCGCAAGTTTGACGACAGCGCTGGCGAGGCGCGCAAGATCAAGACCGTATGGGGCAAAGGCTACCTGTTCAGCCGTGTCGAGTGGGAGTGCTGA
- a CDS encoding efflux RND transporter periplasmic adaptor subunit: MPTSLPPRLRPVALLAFLSLSLAGCGDSAEQEEEMPTPQVRVETLQLQPLAISSELSGRILAPRTAEVRARVAGVVLKRVYREGSDVKQGDVLFLIDPAPFKADHDSARATLAKAQATLYQARLQEQRYRELVDDKAVSRQEYDNARASFLQADAEVAEAKAALERARLNLGYATVTAPISGRIGRALVTEGALVGQNESTPLATIQQLDPIHADVTQSTRELNVLRRALRAGELQQVGDGQARATLIQDDGSAYPLPGKLLFSDISVDPSTNQITLRSEFPNPDLDLLPGSYVRVRLEQAVQPKGLSVPQRAILRDSAGVPKVLVVDPQARISDRQVVLGSAQGDRWVVSEGLAPGEQVVIEGLQHVKAGDQVQVETSQGTAPGAPPIAQHNSQ; this comes from the coding sequence ATGCCTACTAGCCTCCCCCCTCGCCTGCGCCCCGTGGCGCTTCTGGCGTTTCTGAGCTTGTCCCTGGCCGGCTGTGGCGACAGCGCCGAGCAGGAAGAAGAAATGCCCACGCCGCAAGTGCGCGTGGAAACCCTGCAGCTGCAGCCGTTGGCCATCAGCAGCGAACTCAGCGGCCGTATCCTCGCCCCGCGTACCGCCGAAGTGCGCGCACGGGTGGCGGGTGTGGTACTCAAGCGGGTGTACCGTGAGGGCAGTGACGTCAAGCAAGGCGACGTGCTGTTCCTCATCGACCCGGCGCCCTTCAAGGCCGACCACGACAGTGCCCGCGCCACCCTGGCCAAGGCCCAGGCCACCCTGTATCAAGCCCGCCTGCAGGAGCAACGCTACCGCGAGCTGGTCGACGACAAGGCCGTGAGCCGCCAGGAATACGACAATGCCCGAGCCAGCTTCCTGCAGGCCGACGCCGAAGTCGCCGAAGCCAAGGCCGCGCTGGAGCGCGCCCGCCTGAACCTGGGTTATGCCACGGTGACCGCGCCCATTTCCGGGCGCATCGGCCGCGCGCTGGTGACCGAAGGTGCACTGGTCGGCCAGAACGAGAGCACGCCCCTGGCCACCATCCAGCAACTGGACCCGATCCACGCCGACGTCACCCAGTCGACCCGCGAGCTCAATGTCCTGCGCCGTGCCCTGCGTGCCGGCGAGTTGCAGCAGGTCGGCGACGGCCAGGCCCGCGCCACGCTGATCCAGGACGATGGCAGCGCCTACCCGCTGCCCGGCAAATTGCTGTTCTCCGACATCAGCGTCGACCCGAGCACCAACCAGATCACCCTGCGCAGCGAGTTCCCCAACCCGGACCTCGACCTGCTGCCTGGCAGTTACGTGCGCGTGCGCCTGGAGCAGGCGGTGCAGCCCAAAGGCCTCAGCGTGCCGCAACGCGCCATCCTGCGTGACAGCGCCGGGGTGCCAAAAGTGCTGGTGGTCGACCCGCAGGCCCGCATCAGCGACCGCCAGGTGGTGCTGGGCAGCGCCCAGGGCGACCGCTGGGTCGTCAGCGAAGGCCTTGCGCCCGGTGAACAAGTGGTTATCGAAGGCCTGCAGCACGTCAAGGCCGGCGACCAGGTGCAGGTCGAAACGAGCCAGGGCACAGCGCCCGGCGCGCCGCCCATCGCACAGCACAACAGCCAGTGA
- a CDS encoding NADP-dependent glyceraldehyde-3-phosphate dehydrogenase, which yields MDRLLDSLFPTAENIPDTWRLEAPLEQRDYLVNGQLRRWDGPLATVRSPVWLKQADGEHQVILGSAPLLDADTALTALDAAVQAYDKGRGVWPTMRVAERIQHVETFLARMREQRQAVVKLLMWEIGKNLKDSEKEFDRTCDYIVDTINALKDLDRRSSRFELEQGTLGQIRRAPLGVALCMGPYNYPLNETFTTLIPALIMGNTVVFKPAKFGVLLIRPLLEAFRDSFPPGVINVIYGRGRETVSALMASGLVDVFAFIGTHKAASDLKKLHPRPHRLRAALGLDAKNPGIVLPQVDLDNAVEEAVTGALSFNGQRCTALKVLFVHEDVVDAFLEKFQRKLAALKPGMPWEPGVALTPLPEPGKVDYLDGLVADAIDKGARVINEGGGQSRGSFFYPALLYPVNHDMRVYHEEQFGPLVPVVPYRDLETVIDYVLDSDYGQQLSLFGNDPATIGSLVDTFANQVGRININAQCQRGPDTYPFNGRKNSAEGTLSVHDALRVFSIRTLVATKFQEANKTLISEIIRNRQSSFLTTDYIF from the coding sequence ATGGACCGTCTGCTCGATTCACTCTTCCCCACCGCCGAGAACATCCCCGACACCTGGCGTCTGGAAGCCCCCCTGGAACAACGCGACTACCTGGTGAATGGCCAGCTCAGGCGCTGGGACGGCCCGCTGGCCACCGTGCGCAGCCCGGTCTGGCTCAAGCAAGCCGACGGCGAGCACCAGGTCATTCTCGGCAGCGCCCCGCTGCTTGATGCCGACACCGCCCTGACCGCGCTCGATGCCGCCGTGCAGGCCTACGACAAAGGCCGCGGCGTTTGGCCCACGATGCGTGTTGCTGAACGTATTCAGCATGTCGAAACCTTCCTGGCGCGCATGCGCGAACAGCGCCAGGCCGTGGTCAAGCTGCTGATGTGGGAAATCGGCAAGAACCTCAAGGACTCAGAAAAAGAGTTCGACCGCACCTGCGACTACATCGTCGATACCATCAACGCGCTCAAGGACCTCGACCGCCGCTCCAGCCGCTTCGAGCTCGAACAAGGCACCCTCGGCCAGATCCGGCGGGCGCCACTGGGTGTGGCATTGTGCATGGGGCCGTACAACTATCCCCTCAACGAAACCTTCACCACGCTGATCCCGGCGCTGATCATGGGTAACACCGTGGTGTTCAAGCCGGCCAAGTTTGGCGTACTGCTGATTCGCCCGTTGCTCGAAGCCTTCCGCGACAGCTTCCCGCCGGGGGTGATCAACGTCATCTATGGCCGCGGCCGCGAGACCGTCAGCGCGCTCATGGCCAGCGGCCTGGTCGATGTGTTTGCCTTCATCGGTACTCACAAGGCCGCCAGTGACCTGAAAAAACTGCACCCACGCCCGCACCGCCTGCGCGCAGCGCTAGGCCTGGATGCCAAGAACCCCGGCATCGTGCTGCCACAGGTCGACCTGGACAACGCTGTCGAAGAGGCCGTTACCGGCGCCTTGTCATTCAACGGGCAGCGCTGCACCGCGCTAAAAGTGCTGTTCGTCCATGAGGATGTGGTCGATGCCTTCCTGGAGAAATTCCAGCGCAAGTTGGCCGCGCTCAAACCCGGCATGCCATGGGAGCCTGGGGTGGCGCTGACGCCACTGCCGGAACCGGGCAAGGTCGATTATCTCGACGGCCTGGTGGCCGATGCCATCGACAAGGGTGCACGGGTCATCAACGAAGGCGGTGGGCAAAGCCGTGGTTCGTTCTTCTACCCCGCCCTGCTCTACCCGGTGAACCACGACATGCGGGTGTACCACGAGGAGCAGTTCGGGCCGTTGGTGCCGGTAGTGCCCTATCGCGACCTGGAAACCGTGATCGACTACGTGCTCGACTCCGACTACGGCCAGCAGCTGAGCCTGTTCGGCAACGACCCGGCGACCATCGGTAGCCTGGTCGATACCTTTGCCAACCAGGTCGGTCGCATCAATATCAACGCGCAGTGCCAGCGCGGGCCAGACACCTACCCGTTCAATGGGCGCAAGAACAGCGCCGAAGGCACGTTGTCGGTGCACGACGCCTTGCGCGTATTCTCGATCCGCACGCTGGTGGCAACCAAGTTCCAGGAAGCCAACAAAACGTTGATCAGCGAGATCATCCGCAATCGACAGTCGAGCTTCCTGACCACCGATTACATCTTCTGA
- a CDS encoding ATP-binding protein: MLKILVRLYLVIIVAYAGALLLIPNTIVGLFHERFMAYNLDQAKGVQSLIVRQFHQAPREQWPAVEQDLADAFAPLEVKLLRRDQADLSTDERARLEHGMHVVRIADWGYYETVLAPLDKDWLVRLHAPEDPLDINVLSWGVTVLIGAAMLGCLLLWVWPHWRDLERLKETARRLGQGQMAERTHISAHSNIGELAGVFDTMATDLERHVNQQRELLNAVSHELRTPLTRLDFGLVLLFDEVPPTSRKRLLELVGHVRELDELVLELLSYSRLYNADQARERVEVSLLELVDSVLGSFAEELDSRGIEWEVRAERELPRFVLDPRLTARAVQNLVRNAMRYCDQSLLLRLRLEDDGACLLTVEDDGIGIPVEERERIFQPFYRLDRSRDRNTGGFGLGLAISRRAIEGQGGTLTVAQSALGGAQFMIRLPAGG; encoded by the coding sequence ATGTTGAAGATCCTGGTGCGCCTGTACCTGGTGATTATCGTCGCCTACGCCGGTGCGCTGCTGCTCATCCCCAACACCATCGTCGGCCTGTTCCACGAGCGCTTCATGGCCTACAACCTCGACCAGGCCAAAGGTGTGCAATCGCTGATCGTGCGCCAGTTTCACCAGGCCCCGCGTGAGCAGTGGCCAGCGGTAGAGCAAGACCTGGCCGACGCCTTCGCACCCCTCGAGGTCAAGCTGCTGCGCAGGGACCAGGCCGACCTGAGCACTGATGAACGGGCGCGCCTGGAACATGGCATGCATGTGGTGCGCATCGCTGACTGGGGTTATTACGAGACGGTGCTGGCCCCCCTCGACAAAGACTGGCTGGTGCGCCTGCATGCGCCCGAGGACCCGCTGGACATCAACGTGCTGTCGTGGGGCGTGACGGTGCTGATCGGTGCAGCCATGCTCGGTTGCCTGCTGCTCTGGGTGTGGCCGCACTGGCGTGACTTGGAGCGGCTCAAGGAAACCGCCCGGCGCCTGGGCCAGGGGCAGATGGCAGAGCGAACGCACATCTCGGCGCACTCGAACATCGGTGAACTAGCCGGGGTGTTCGACACCATGGCCACCGACCTTGAGCGCCACGTCAACCAGCAGCGCGAGCTGCTCAATGCGGTGTCCCACGAACTGCGCACCCCGCTGACCCGTCTGGACTTCGGCCTGGTGCTGCTGTTTGACGAAGTGCCGCCTACCAGCCGTAAACGGCTGCTGGAGCTGGTCGGCCATGTGCGCGAACTGGATGAACTGGTGCTGGAGCTGTTGTCCTACAGCCGCCTGTACAACGCCGATCAGGCGCGTGAGCGGGTCGAGGTGTCGCTGCTGGAGCTGGTGGACAGCGTGCTCGGCAGTTTTGCCGAAGAGTTGGACAGCCGTGGCATTGAGTGGGAAGTGCGTGCCGAGCGCGAACTGCCACGTTTCGTGCTCGACCCCCGGTTGACGGCGCGGGCGGTGCAGAACCTGGTGCGCAACGCGATGCGTTATTGCGACCAAAGCCTGCTGTTGAGGTTGCGGCTTGAGGATGACGGCGCCTGCCTGCTGACGGTCGAGGACGACGGGATCGGTATTCCGGTCGAGGAGCGTGAGCGGATCTTCCAGCCGTTCTATCGCTTGGACCGTAGCCGTGATCGCAATACCGGCGGGTTCGGCTTGGGGCTGGCGATCAGCCGGCGGGCGATCGAAGGGCAGGGCGGTACGTTGACGGTGGCACAGTCGGCGCTGGGTGGGGCGCAGTTCATGATTCGTTTGCCGGCGGGTGGGTAG
- a CDS encoding GGDEF domain-containing protein yields MFKTIEEHVRQQVAPAALRAEFRQHEFDASRRFCQLIFGVSIAVWLVFDVIVSYLGGQRFTWLSGLFITLMCSLTVVLGFTRKSQHFDVLNLVFITVITLGMRLLIDGIPIALRPVWLVLGTSTVLYSVSVLPVRRWSFFCAMAITWVMLNPFYGTNINPDDLEAAMLISYAVFLSGLVIYSYLRIRQAKLHNFYMSKLLLDQAYVDVLTEIPNRRSFMAKAERQLQQKTPGQYLAMIDIDNFKKVNDRFGHDIGDEVLKRVAVHIKASMAGYEFARLGGEEFAIFFQGLDQAAAEQQVAALCRRVREDLGAHPVTISIGLAQVDSADTLTMALVRADQALYEAKHTGKDRVVLWTSRLAESST; encoded by the coding sequence ATGTTCAAGACCATTGAGGAACATGTCCGCCAGCAGGTCGCCCCCGCCGCCCTGCGTGCCGAGTTCCGCCAGCACGAGTTCGATGCTTCGCGCCGCTTCTGCCAACTGATCTTCGGCGTCAGCATCGCCGTCTGGCTGGTCTTCGACGTCATCGTCAGCTACCTGGGTGGCCAACGTTTCACCTGGCTCTCTGGCCTGTTCATCACACTGATGTGCAGCCTCACCGTGGTGCTCGGCTTCACCCGCAAAAGCCAGCACTTCGACGTCCTCAACCTCGTGTTCATCACCGTCATCACGCTGGGCATGCGCCTGCTCATCGATGGCATTCCAATCGCCCTGCGTCCGGTTTGGCTGGTATTGGGCACGTCCACTGTGCTGTACAGCGTCTCGGTACTGCCGGTGCGGCGCTGGTCATTCTTCTGTGCCATGGCCATCACGTGGGTCATGCTCAACCCCTTCTACGGCACCAACATCAACCCGGACGACCTGGAAGCCGCCATGCTGATCAGCTACGCGGTGTTCCTCAGTGGCCTGGTGATCTACAGCTACCTGCGTATCCGGCAGGCCAAGCTGCACAATTTCTACATGTCCAAGCTGTTGCTCGACCAGGCATACGTTGACGTACTGACCGAGATCCCCAACCGCCGCTCGTTCATGGCCAAGGCCGAGCGCCAGCTGCAGCAGAAAACACCTGGGCAGTACCTGGCAATGATCGACATCGACAACTTCAAGAAGGTCAACGACCGTTTCGGGCATGACATTGGCGATGAAGTGCTCAAGCGTGTGGCGGTGCACATCAAGGCGTCGATGGCAGGCTATGAATTTGCAAGGCTCGGCGGCGAGGAGTTTGCGATCTTCTTCCAGGGGCTGGATCAAGCGGCTGCCGAGCAACAGGTTGCGGCGTTATGCAGGCGGGTGCGGGAAGACCTGGGTGCGCATCCGGTGACGATCAGCATCGGGCTGGCCCAGGTGGACAGTGCCGATACCCTGACCATGGCGCTGGTCAGGGCGGACCAGGCGCTGTATGAGGCCAAGCACACTGGCAAGGATCGGGTTGTGCTGTGGACGAGTCGTCTGGCCGAAAGCAGCACCTAG
- a CDS encoding PACE efflux transporter, translating into MQGKARKIVQALLYEAIAVACVAPALELAFAAGMAQSTVLSVLMSGIAMSWNMGFNWAFERWEARQRQRERTFRRRVLHALGFEGGLVVILLPLVAWWLDVSLWAAFLTNLALFVFFFVYAFVFQWGFDKVFDVPLSAQQAKC; encoded by the coding sequence ATGCAAGGCAAGGCACGCAAGATCGTCCAGGCCCTCCTCTACGAAGCCATCGCCGTTGCCTGTGTGGCACCTGCCCTGGAACTGGCCTTTGCTGCAGGCATGGCGCAATCGACCGTGCTGTCAGTGCTTATGTCGGGCATCGCCATGAGCTGGAACATGGGCTTCAACTGGGCGTTCGAGCGCTGGGAGGCGCGCCAGCGCCAGCGCGAACGCACCTTCAGGCGCCGGGTATTGCATGCCCTGGGTTTCGAAGGCGGGCTGGTGGTGATTCTGCTGCCGCTGGTGGCGTGGTGGCTGGATGTCAGCCTGTGGGCGGCCTTCCTCACCAACCTGGCACTGTTCGTGTTCTTCTTCGTGTATGCGTTCGTTTTCCAGTGGGGGTTCGACAAGGTGTTCGATGTGCCGCTCTCGGCGCAGCAGGCAAAGTGTTGA
- the ilvA gene encoding threonine ammonia-lyase, biosynthetic, with protein sequence MTSFSANLRTPATPQQLLSEQVRRILAAPVYDLAIETPLQVAPALSASLGNQVLLKREDLQPTFSFKIRGAYTRLSRLTPAQRERGVITASAGNHAQGVALAASHLGLKATIVMPTTTPSLKVEGVRSRGGHVVLHGESFPHALAHALKLADSEGATFVPPFDDPDVIAGQGTVAMEILRQRPGALDAIFVPVGGGGLVAGIAAYVKYLRPEVKVIGVEPEDSNCLQAALAAGERVILPQVGTFADGVAVAQVGAHCFELCRHFVDEVVTVNSDELCAAIKDIYDDTRSITEPSGALAVAGIKKYVAREGVQGQTLVAIDSGANVNFDRLRHVAERAELGEQREAIIAVTIPEQPGSFRAFCQALGKRQITEFNYRYYPGKEARLFVGVQTHPLHDPREKLLTSLAEQGYSVLDLTDNELAKLHVRHTVGGHAASGADERVLRFEFPERPGALLGFLERLGKRWNISLFHYRNHGAAEARVFAALEVPADEQPGLPQALDEMGYRYWDETENPAYTLFLG encoded by the coding sequence ATGACCAGCTTCAGCGCCAACCTGCGTACACCTGCCACTCCCCAGCAACTGCTGTCGGAGCAGGTGCGGCGCATTCTCGCCGCTCCGGTTTACGACCTGGCCATCGAAACGCCGCTGCAGGTAGCGCCTGCGCTGTCTGCCAGCCTGGGCAACCAGGTGCTGCTCAAGCGTGAAGACCTGCAACCCACCTTCTCGTTCAAGATCCGCGGTGCCTACACGCGGCTGTCGCGGCTGACACCCGCCCAGCGCGAACGCGGGGTGATCACCGCGTCGGCGGGCAACCATGCCCAGGGCGTCGCCCTGGCGGCCTCGCACCTGGGCCTGAAAGCCACCATTGTCATGCCAACCACCACGCCGTCGCTGAAGGTCGAAGGGGTGCGTTCGCGGGGTGGCCACGTGGTGCTGCACGGTGAGAGCTTCCCCCATGCGTTGGCCCACGCCTTGAAACTGGCGGACAGCGAAGGCGCCACTTTCGTGCCACCGTTCGACGACCCGGACGTAATCGCCGGCCAGGGTACAGTGGCCATGGAAATCCTGCGCCAGCGCCCGGGTGCGCTGGATGCGATCTTCGTCCCGGTGGGGGGTGGCGGGCTGGTGGCGGGCATCGCCGCCTACGTCAAATACCTGCGGCCCGAGGTCAAGGTGATCGGCGTCGAGCCGGAAGACTCCAACTGCCTGCAGGCTGCCTTGGCCGCAGGCGAGCGGGTGATCCTGCCGCAGGTCGGCACGTTTGCGGATGGCGTGGCGGTGGCCCAGGTCGGCGCCCACTGCTTCGAGCTGTGCCGGCACTTCGTCGATGAGGTGGTTACCGTCAACAGCGATGAACTGTGCGCGGCGATCAAGGACATCTACGACGACACCCGCTCGATCACCGAGCCTTCCGGTGCCCTGGCCGTGGCCGGCATCAAGAAATACGTGGCCCGTGAGGGTGTCCAGGGGCAGACCCTGGTGGCCATCGACTCGGGTGCCAACGTCAACTTCGACCGCCTGCGCCATGTGGCCGAGCGGGCTGAATTGGGCGAGCAGCGCGAGGCGATCATCGCCGTGACCATTCCCGAACAACCGGGGAGCTTCCGCGCATTCTGCCAGGCGCTGGGCAAACGCCAGATCACTGAGTTCAACTACCGCTATTACCCGGGCAAGGAGGCGCGTCTGTTTGTCGGCGTGCAGACCCATCCGCTGCACGACCCGCGGGAGAAGCTGTTGACCAGCCTTGCCGAGCAGGGCTACAGCGTGCTCGACCTGACCGACAACGAACTGGCCAAGCTGCACGTGCGTCACACCGTGGGCGGCCATGCCGCGTCGGGGGCGGATGAGCGCGTGCTGCGCTTCGAGTTCCCGGAGCGGCCTGGGGCGTTGCTGGGCTTCCTGGAGCGGTTGGGCAAACGTTGGAACATCAGCCTGTTCCACTACCGTAACCATGGTGCAGCAGAGGCGCGGGTATTTGCCGCCCTGGAGGTGCCGGCGGACGAGCAGCCAGGGTTGCCACAGGCGCTGGATGAGATGGGCTATCGGTACTGGGATGAAACCGAGAACCCGGCGTACACGCTGTTTCTGGGTTGA
- a CDS encoding VOC family protein, giving the protein MAAKPIPEGQHSITPYLAISDAAKAIEFYAKAFGAVEMFRLDAPGGRVGHAELKIGDSSLMLGDPCDMEGGLTASQKLAGAAVGLHLYVDDCDKVYAQALACGATQLREVTDQFYGDRSGTLKDPFGNIWFVSTHKEDLSPDEIRDRAAKMFSGS; this is encoded by the coding sequence ATGGCAGCCAAACCCATCCCCGAAGGCCAGCACAGCATCACCCCCTACTTGGCCATCAGCGACGCCGCCAAAGCCATCGAGTTCTACGCAAAAGCCTTTGGCGCGGTTGAGATGTTTCGCCTTGACGCCCCCGGCGGTCGCGTGGGTCATGCAGAATTGAAGATCGGTGATTCGTCGCTGATGCTCGGCGACCCCTGCGACATGGAAGGTGGCCTGACGGCCAGCCAGAAACTCGCTGGCGCGGCAGTGGGCCTGCACCTGTATGTCGACGACTGCGACAAGGTCTATGCCCAGGCCCTCGCATGCGGCGCCACCCAGCTGCGCGAAGTGACGGATCAGTTTTATGGCGACCGCAGCGGCACCCTCAAAGACCCGTTCGGCAATATCTGGTTCGTCTCGACCCACAAGGAGGACCTTAGCCCTGATGAGATTCGCGACCGCGCCGCGAAGATGTTCAGCGGCAGTTGA